A single window of Phyllostomus discolor isolate MPI-MPIP mPhyDis1 chromosome 13, mPhyDis1.pri.v3, whole genome shotgun sequence DNA harbors:
- the ACAD8 gene encoding isobutyryl-CoA dehydrogenase, mitochondrial isoform X1 has protein sequence MWRSGCRRLGAWLCCPRSGLPVPADSGRRRLVSCIDRKAHPGEQVFGTRAGAVVSAPLERSVRGASMGLNEEQKGFQKVAFDFAAREMAPHMAEWDQKELFPVDTMRKAAQLGFGGVYVQTDVGGSGLSRLDASIIFEALATGCTSTTAYISIHNMCVWMIDTFGNEEQRHRFCPPLCTMEKFASYCLTEPGSGSDAASLLTSAKRQGDHYILNGSKAFISGGGESDIYVVMCRTGGPGPKGISCVVVEKGTPGLSFGKKEKKVGWNSQPTRAVIFEDCAVPVASRIGDEGQGFLIAMKGLNGGRISVASCSLGAAHASVILTRDHLNVRKQFGEPLARNQYLQFKLADMATRLVASRLMIRSAAVALQEGREDAVALCSMAKLFATEECFAICSQALQMHGGYGYLKDYAVQQYVRDSRVHQILEVQREAWGNLIPCRDKGNSCHSHPQLP, from the exons ATGTGGCGGAGCGGCTGCCGGCGTCTCGGGGCGTGGCTCTGCTGCCCTCGCAGCGGTCTCCCGGTCCCCGCCGACAGCGGCCGCCGGCGCTTGGTCTCCTGCATCGACCGTAAGGCTCACCCCGGGGAACAGGTGTTCGGGACCCGGGCTGGGGCCGTGGTCTCCGCGCCCTTGGAGCGCTCTGTCAGAGGAG CTTCCATGGGACTAAATGAAGAACAGAAAGGATTCCAGAAAGTGGCCTTTGACTTTGCAGCCCGGGAGATGGCTCCTCATATGGCAGAGTGGGACCAGAAG GAACTGTTCCCAGTGGACACGATGCGGAAGGCGGCCCAGCTAGGTTTCGGTGGGGTCTATGTACAAACGGATGTTGGTGGGTCGGGACTGTCACGGCTCGATGCCTCTATCATCTTTGAAGCCTTGGCTACAGGCTGCACCAGCACCACAGCCTATATCAGCATCCACAA CATGTGTGTCTGGATGATTGATACCTTTGGAAATGAGGAACAGAGGCACAGATTTTGCCCACCACTCTGTACCATGGAGAAGTTTGCTTCCTACTGCCTCACTGAGCCAG GAAGCGGGAGCGACGCTGCCTCCCTTCTGACCTCAGCTAAACGACAAGGAGATCATTACATCCTCAACGGCTCCAAG GCCTTCATCAGTGGTGGAGGCGAGTCAGACATCTATGTGGTCATGTGCCGAACAGGAGGGCCAGGCCCCAAAGGCATCTCATGCGTTGTTGTTGAGAAGGGGACCCCTGGCCTCAGCTTtggcaagaaggagaagaag GTGGGGTGGAACTCGCAGCCAACCCGAGCGGTCATCTTCGAAGACTGCGCCGTCCCTGTGGCCAGCAGAATTGGGGACGAGGGGCAGGGCTTCCTCATCGCCATGAAAGGACTAAATGGAGGGAGGATCAGCGTTG CTTCTTGTTCTCTCGGGGCTGCTCATGCTTCAGTCATTCTCACCCGAGACCACCTCAATGTCCGTAAGCAGTTTGGAGAGCCTCTGGCCAGGAACCAG TACCTGCAGTTCAAACTGGCTGACATGGCAACCAGGCTGGTGGCCTCAAGGCTGATGATCCGCAGTGCCGCAGTGGCCCTGCAGGAGGGACGGGAAGACGCAGTGGCCCTGTGCTCCATGGCCAAGCTCTTTGCTACAGAAGAATGTTTTGCT ATCTGCAGCCAGGCCTTACAGATGCACGGAGGCTACGGCTACCTGAAGGACTATGCTGTTCAGCAGTATGTGCGGGACTCCAGGGTCCACCAGATACTGGAAG TTCAGAGAGAAGCCTGGGGTAATTTGATCCCATGCAGGGATAAAGGCAACAGCTGTCACTCACATCCACAACTACCCTGA
- the ACAD8 gene encoding isobutyryl-CoA dehydrogenase, mitochondrial isoform X3, giving the protein MWRSGCRRLGAWLCCPRSGLPVPADSGRRRLVSCIDPSMGLNEEQKGFQKVAFDFAAREMAPHMAEWDQKELFPVDTMRKAAQLGFGGVYVQTDVGGSGLSRLDASIIFEALATGCTSTTAYISIHNMCVWMIDTFGNEEQRHRFCPPLCTMEKFASYCLTEPGSGSDAASLLTSAKRQGDHYILNGSKAFISGGGESDIYVVMCRTGGPGPKGISCVVVEKGTPGLSFGKKEKKVGWNSQPTRAVIFEDCAVPVASRIGDEGQGFLIAMKGLNGGRISVASCSLGAAHASVILTRDHLNVRKQFGEPLARNQYLQFKLADMATRLVASRLMIRSAAVALQEGREDAVALCSMAKLFATEECFAICSQALQMHGGYGYLKDYAVQQYVRDSRVHQILEVQREAWGNLIPCRDKGNSCHSHPQLP; this is encoded by the exons ATGTGGCGGAGCGGCTGCCGGCGTCTCGGGGCGTGGCTCTGCTGCCCTCGCAGCGGTCTCCCGGTCCCCGCCGACAGCGGCCGCCGGCGCTTGGTCTCCTGCATCGACC CTTCCATGGGACTAAATGAAGAACAGAAAGGATTCCAGAAAGTGGCCTTTGACTTTGCAGCCCGGGAGATGGCTCCTCATATGGCAGAGTGGGACCAGAAG GAACTGTTCCCAGTGGACACGATGCGGAAGGCGGCCCAGCTAGGTTTCGGTGGGGTCTATGTACAAACGGATGTTGGTGGGTCGGGACTGTCACGGCTCGATGCCTCTATCATCTTTGAAGCCTTGGCTACAGGCTGCACCAGCACCACAGCCTATATCAGCATCCACAA CATGTGTGTCTGGATGATTGATACCTTTGGAAATGAGGAACAGAGGCACAGATTTTGCCCACCACTCTGTACCATGGAGAAGTTTGCTTCCTACTGCCTCACTGAGCCAG GAAGCGGGAGCGACGCTGCCTCCCTTCTGACCTCAGCTAAACGACAAGGAGATCATTACATCCTCAACGGCTCCAAG GCCTTCATCAGTGGTGGAGGCGAGTCAGACATCTATGTGGTCATGTGCCGAACAGGAGGGCCAGGCCCCAAAGGCATCTCATGCGTTGTTGTTGAGAAGGGGACCCCTGGCCTCAGCTTtggcaagaaggagaagaag GTGGGGTGGAACTCGCAGCCAACCCGAGCGGTCATCTTCGAAGACTGCGCCGTCCCTGTGGCCAGCAGAATTGGGGACGAGGGGCAGGGCTTCCTCATCGCCATGAAAGGACTAAATGGAGGGAGGATCAGCGTTG CTTCTTGTTCTCTCGGGGCTGCTCATGCTTCAGTCATTCTCACCCGAGACCACCTCAATGTCCGTAAGCAGTTTGGAGAGCCTCTGGCCAGGAACCAG TACCTGCAGTTCAAACTGGCTGACATGGCAACCAGGCTGGTGGCCTCAAGGCTGATGATCCGCAGTGCCGCAGTGGCCCTGCAGGAGGGACGGGAAGACGCAGTGGCCCTGTGCTCCATGGCCAAGCTCTTTGCTACAGAAGAATGTTTTGCT ATCTGCAGCCAGGCCTTACAGATGCACGGAGGCTACGGCTACCTGAAGGACTATGCTGTTCAGCAGTATGTGCGGGACTCCAGGGTCCACCAGATACTGGAAG TTCAGAGAGAAGCCTGGGGTAATTTGATCCCATGCAGGGATAAAGGCAACAGCTGTCACTCACATCCACAACTACCCTGA
- the ACAD8 gene encoding isobutyryl-CoA dehydrogenase, mitochondrial isoform X7, translating to MYKRMLVGRDCHGSMPLSSLKPWLQAAPAPQPISASTMPFVLAILLSMCVWMIDTFGNEEQRHRFCPPLCTMEKFASYCLTEPGSGSDAASLLTSAKRQGDHYILNGSKAFISGGGESDIYVVMCRTGGPGPKGISCVVVEKGTPGLSFGKKEKKVGWNSQPTRAVIFEDCAVPVASRIGDEGQGFLIAMKGLNGGRISVASCSLGAAHASVILTRDHLNVRKQFGEPLARNQYLQFKLADMATRLVASRLMIRSAAVALQEGREDAVALCSMAKLFATEECFAICSQALQMHGGYGYLKDYAVQQYVRDSRVHQILEVQREAWGNLIPCRDKGNSCHSHPQLP from the exons ATGTACAAACGGATGTTGGTGGGTCGGGACTGTCACGGCTCGATGCCTCTATCATCTTTGAAGCCTTGGCTACAGGCTGCACCAGCACCACAGCCTATATCAGCATCCACAA TGCCTTTTGTCCTTGCTATACTTCTCAGCATGTGTGTCTGGATGATTGATACCTTTGGAAATGAGGAACAGAGGCACAGATTTTGCCCACCACTCTGTACCATGGAGAAGTTTGCTTCCTACTGCCTCACTGAGCCAG GAAGCGGGAGCGACGCTGCCTCCCTTCTGACCTCAGCTAAACGACAAGGAGATCATTACATCCTCAACGGCTCCAAG GCCTTCATCAGTGGTGGAGGCGAGTCAGACATCTATGTGGTCATGTGCCGAACAGGAGGGCCAGGCCCCAAAGGCATCTCATGCGTTGTTGTTGAGAAGGGGACCCCTGGCCTCAGCTTtggcaagaaggagaagaag GTGGGGTGGAACTCGCAGCCAACCCGAGCGGTCATCTTCGAAGACTGCGCCGTCCCTGTGGCCAGCAGAATTGGGGACGAGGGGCAGGGCTTCCTCATCGCCATGAAAGGACTAAATGGAGGGAGGATCAGCGTTG CTTCTTGTTCTCTCGGGGCTGCTCATGCTTCAGTCATTCTCACCCGAGACCACCTCAATGTCCGTAAGCAGTTTGGAGAGCCTCTGGCCAGGAACCAG TACCTGCAGTTCAAACTGGCTGACATGGCAACCAGGCTGGTGGCCTCAAGGCTGATGATCCGCAGTGCCGCAGTGGCCCTGCAGGAGGGACGGGAAGACGCAGTGGCCCTGTGCTCCATGGCCAAGCTCTTTGCTACAGAAGAATGTTTTGCT ATCTGCAGCCAGGCCTTACAGATGCACGGAGGCTACGGCTACCTGAAGGACTATGCTGTTCAGCAGTATGTGCGGGACTCCAGGGTCCACCAGATACTGGAAG TTCAGAGAGAAGCCTGGGGTAATTTGATCCCATGCAGGGATAAAGGCAACAGCTGTCACTCACATCCACAACTACCCTGA
- the THYN1 gene encoding thymocyte nuclear protein 1 isoform X2: MPRPRKRLAGVSGQDKKGPAGKRTKTKNASEASAEVENSSPQRTSALKKCGKNLSSYWLMKSEPDSRLEKGVDVKARNFLRAMKLEEKAFFYHSNCKEPGIAGVVKIVKEAYPDHTQFEKSSPYYDPSSKKDNPKWSMVDVQFVRMMKRFLPLAELKTHHQAHKATGGPLKNMALFTLQRLSVQPLTQEEFDFILSLEEKEPS; encoded by the exons ATGCCGAGACCGAGGAAGAGGCTGGCTGGGGTTTCTGGGCAAG acaagaagggaccaGCAGGAAAGCGTACCAAGACTAAGAATGCAAGTGAGGCATCAGCTGAAGTGGAGAACTCCAGCCCTCAGAGGACTTCAGCCCTTAAGAAATGTGGGAAGAATTTAAGCAGCTACTGGCTAATGAAGTCAGAGCCAGACAGCCGACTAGAGAAAGGTGTGGATGTGAAG GCCCGGAACTTCCTTAGAGCCATGAAGCTGGAGGAAAAAGCCTTCTTCTACCATAGCAACTGCAAAGAGCCAGGCATCGCAGGAGTTGTGAAG ATTGTGAAGGAGGCTTACCCAGACCACACACAATTTGAGAAAAGCAGTCCTTATTACGATCCATCCAGCAAAAAAGACAACCCCAAGTGGTCCATG GTGGATGTGCAGTTTGTCCGGATGATGAAGCGTTTCCTTCCGCTGGCTGAACTCAAAACCCATCACCAAGCTCACAAAGCCACTGGCGGGCCTTTAAAAAACATGGCACTCTTTACCCTCCAGAGACTCTCAGTTCAGCCCCTGACCCAAG AggagtttgattttattttgagcctggaggaaaaggaaccaaGTTGA
- the THYN1 gene encoding thymocyte nuclear protein 1 isoform X1, protein MPRPRKRLAGVSGQDKKGPAGKRTKTKNASEASAEVENSSPQRTSALKKCGKNLSSYWLMKSEPDSRLEKGVDVKFSIEDLKAEPKQTACWDGVRNYQARNFLRAMKLEEKAFFYHSNCKEPGIAGVVKIVKEAYPDHTQFEKSSPYYDPSSKKDNPKWSMVDVQFVRMMKRFLPLAELKTHHQAHKATGGPLKNMALFTLQRLSVQPLTQEEFDFILSLEEKEPS, encoded by the exons ATGCCGAGACCGAGGAAGAGGCTGGCTGGGGTTTCTGGGCAAG acaagaagggaccaGCAGGAAAGCGTACCAAGACTAAGAATGCAAGTGAGGCATCAGCTGAAGTGGAGAACTCCAGCCCTCAGAGGACTTCAGCCCTTAAGAAATGTGGGAAGAATTTAAGCAGCTACTGGCTAATGAAGTCAGAGCCAGACAGCCGACTAGAGAAAGGTGTGGATGTGAAG TTCAGCATTGAGGATCTCAAAGCAGAGCCCAAGCAGACAGCATGCTGGGATGGTGTTCGCAACTATCAG GCCCGGAACTTCCTTAGAGCCATGAAGCTGGAGGAAAAAGCCTTCTTCTACCATAGCAACTGCAAAGAGCCAGGCATCGCAGGAGTTGTGAAG ATTGTGAAGGAGGCTTACCCAGACCACACACAATTTGAGAAAAGCAGTCCTTATTACGATCCATCCAGCAAAAAAGACAACCCCAAGTGGTCCATG GTGGATGTGCAGTTTGTCCGGATGATGAAGCGTTTCCTTCCGCTGGCTGAACTCAAAACCCATCACCAAGCTCACAAAGCCACTGGCGGGCCTTTAAAAAACATGGCACTCTTTACCCTCCAGAGACTCTCAGTTCAGCCCCTGACCCAAG AggagtttgattttattttgagcctggaggaaaaggaaccaaGTTGA
- the ACAD8 gene encoding isobutyryl-CoA dehydrogenase, mitochondrial isoform X2: MWRSGCRRLGAWLCCPRSGLPVPADSGRRRLVSCIDRKAHPGEQVFGTRAGAVVSAPLERSVRGASMGLNEEQKGFQKVAFDFAAREMAPHMAEWDQKELFPVDTMRKAAQLGFGGVYVQTDVGGSGLSRLDASIIFEALATGCTSTTAYISIHNMCVWMIDTFGNEEQRHRFCPPLCTMEKFASYCLTEPGSGSDAASLLTSAKRQGDHYILNGSKAFISGGGESDIYVVMCRTGGPGPKGISCVVVEKGTPGLSFGKKEKKVGWNSQPTRAVIFEDCAVPVASRIGDEGQGFLIAMKGLNGGRISVASCSLGAAHASVILTRDHLNVRKQFGEPLARNQYLQFKLADMATRLVASRLMIRSAAVALQEGREDAVALCSMAKLFATEECFAICSQALQMHGGYGYLKDYAVQQYVRDSRVHQILEGSNEVMRMLISRSLLQE, encoded by the exons ATGTGGCGGAGCGGCTGCCGGCGTCTCGGGGCGTGGCTCTGCTGCCCTCGCAGCGGTCTCCCGGTCCCCGCCGACAGCGGCCGCCGGCGCTTGGTCTCCTGCATCGACCGTAAGGCTCACCCCGGGGAACAGGTGTTCGGGACCCGGGCTGGGGCCGTGGTCTCCGCGCCCTTGGAGCGCTCTGTCAGAGGAG CTTCCATGGGACTAAATGAAGAACAGAAAGGATTCCAGAAAGTGGCCTTTGACTTTGCAGCCCGGGAGATGGCTCCTCATATGGCAGAGTGGGACCAGAAG GAACTGTTCCCAGTGGACACGATGCGGAAGGCGGCCCAGCTAGGTTTCGGTGGGGTCTATGTACAAACGGATGTTGGTGGGTCGGGACTGTCACGGCTCGATGCCTCTATCATCTTTGAAGCCTTGGCTACAGGCTGCACCAGCACCACAGCCTATATCAGCATCCACAA CATGTGTGTCTGGATGATTGATACCTTTGGAAATGAGGAACAGAGGCACAGATTTTGCCCACCACTCTGTACCATGGAGAAGTTTGCTTCCTACTGCCTCACTGAGCCAG GAAGCGGGAGCGACGCTGCCTCCCTTCTGACCTCAGCTAAACGACAAGGAGATCATTACATCCTCAACGGCTCCAAG GCCTTCATCAGTGGTGGAGGCGAGTCAGACATCTATGTGGTCATGTGCCGAACAGGAGGGCCAGGCCCCAAAGGCATCTCATGCGTTGTTGTTGAGAAGGGGACCCCTGGCCTCAGCTTtggcaagaaggagaagaag GTGGGGTGGAACTCGCAGCCAACCCGAGCGGTCATCTTCGAAGACTGCGCCGTCCCTGTGGCCAGCAGAATTGGGGACGAGGGGCAGGGCTTCCTCATCGCCATGAAAGGACTAAATGGAGGGAGGATCAGCGTTG CTTCTTGTTCTCTCGGGGCTGCTCATGCTTCAGTCATTCTCACCCGAGACCACCTCAATGTCCGTAAGCAGTTTGGAGAGCCTCTGGCCAGGAACCAG TACCTGCAGTTCAAACTGGCTGACATGGCAACCAGGCTGGTGGCCTCAAGGCTGATGATCCGCAGTGCCGCAGTGGCCCTGCAGGAGGGACGGGAAGACGCAGTGGCCCTGTGCTCCATGGCCAAGCTCTTTGCTACAGAAGAATGTTTTGCT ATCTGCAGCCAGGCCTTACAGATGCACGGAGGCTACGGCTACCTGAAGGACTATGCTGTTCAGCAGTATGTGCGGGACTCCAGGGTCCACCAGATACTGGAAG GCAGCAATGAAGTGATGAGGATGCTGATCTCTCGAAGCCTGCTTCAGGAGTAG
- the ACAD8 gene encoding isobutyryl-CoA dehydrogenase, mitochondrial isoform X4: MWRSGCRRLGAWLCCPRSGLPVPADSGRRRLVSCIDPSMGLNEEQKGFQKVAFDFAAREMAPHMAEWDQKELFPVDTMRKAAQLGFGGVYVQTDVGGSGLSRLDASIIFEALATGCTSTTAYISIHNMCVWMIDTFGNEEQRHRFCPPLCTMEKFASYCLTEPGSGSDAASLLTSAKRQGDHYILNGSKAFISGGGESDIYVVMCRTGGPGPKGISCVVVEKGTPGLSFGKKEKKVGWNSQPTRAVIFEDCAVPVASRIGDEGQGFLIAMKGLNGGRISVASCSLGAAHASVILTRDHLNVRKQFGEPLARNQYLQFKLADMATRLVASRLMIRSAAVALQEGREDAVALCSMAKLFATEECFAICSQALQMHGGYGYLKDYAVQQYVRDSRVHQILEGSNEVMRMLISRSLLQE, from the exons ATGTGGCGGAGCGGCTGCCGGCGTCTCGGGGCGTGGCTCTGCTGCCCTCGCAGCGGTCTCCCGGTCCCCGCCGACAGCGGCCGCCGGCGCTTGGTCTCCTGCATCGACC CTTCCATGGGACTAAATGAAGAACAGAAAGGATTCCAGAAAGTGGCCTTTGACTTTGCAGCCCGGGAGATGGCTCCTCATATGGCAGAGTGGGACCAGAAG GAACTGTTCCCAGTGGACACGATGCGGAAGGCGGCCCAGCTAGGTTTCGGTGGGGTCTATGTACAAACGGATGTTGGTGGGTCGGGACTGTCACGGCTCGATGCCTCTATCATCTTTGAAGCCTTGGCTACAGGCTGCACCAGCACCACAGCCTATATCAGCATCCACAA CATGTGTGTCTGGATGATTGATACCTTTGGAAATGAGGAACAGAGGCACAGATTTTGCCCACCACTCTGTACCATGGAGAAGTTTGCTTCCTACTGCCTCACTGAGCCAG GAAGCGGGAGCGACGCTGCCTCCCTTCTGACCTCAGCTAAACGACAAGGAGATCATTACATCCTCAACGGCTCCAAG GCCTTCATCAGTGGTGGAGGCGAGTCAGACATCTATGTGGTCATGTGCCGAACAGGAGGGCCAGGCCCCAAAGGCATCTCATGCGTTGTTGTTGAGAAGGGGACCCCTGGCCTCAGCTTtggcaagaaggagaagaag GTGGGGTGGAACTCGCAGCCAACCCGAGCGGTCATCTTCGAAGACTGCGCCGTCCCTGTGGCCAGCAGAATTGGGGACGAGGGGCAGGGCTTCCTCATCGCCATGAAAGGACTAAATGGAGGGAGGATCAGCGTTG CTTCTTGTTCTCTCGGGGCTGCTCATGCTTCAGTCATTCTCACCCGAGACCACCTCAATGTCCGTAAGCAGTTTGGAGAGCCTCTGGCCAGGAACCAG TACCTGCAGTTCAAACTGGCTGACATGGCAACCAGGCTGGTGGCCTCAAGGCTGATGATCCGCAGTGCCGCAGTGGCCCTGCAGGAGGGACGGGAAGACGCAGTGGCCCTGTGCTCCATGGCCAAGCTCTTTGCTACAGAAGAATGTTTTGCT ATCTGCAGCCAGGCCTTACAGATGCACGGAGGCTACGGCTACCTGAAGGACTATGCTGTTCAGCAGTATGTGCGGGACTCCAGGGTCCACCAGATACTGGAAG GCAGCAATGAAGTGATGAGGATGCTGATCTCTCGAAGCCTGCTTCAGGAGTAG
- the ACAD8 gene encoding isobutyryl-CoA dehydrogenase, mitochondrial isoform X5, translating to MQTCPSLSVSSVEKSICESLTDDSAPFCAQELFPVDTMRKAAQLGFGGVYVQTDVGGSGLSRLDASIIFEALATGCTSTTAYISIHNMCVWMIDTFGNEEQRHRFCPPLCTMEKFASYCLTEPGSGSDAASLLTSAKRQGDHYILNGSKAFISGGGESDIYVVMCRTGGPGPKGISCVVVEKGTPGLSFGKKEKKVGWNSQPTRAVIFEDCAVPVASRIGDEGQGFLIAMKGLNGGRISVASCSLGAAHASVILTRDHLNVRKQFGEPLARNQYLQFKLADMATRLVASRLMIRSAAVALQEGREDAVALCSMAKLFATEECFAICSQALQMHGGYGYLKDYAVQQYVRDSRVHQILEVQREAWGNLIPCRDKGNSCHSHPQLP from the exons ATGCAAACATGCCCAtccctctctgtgtcctctgtAGAAAAGTCCATCTGTGAATCACTTACTGATGACTCTGCTCCCTTTTGTGCACAGGAACTGTTCCCAGTGGACACGATGCGGAAGGCGGCCCAGCTAGGTTTCGGTGGGGTCTATGTACAAACGGATGTTGGTGGGTCGGGACTGTCACGGCTCGATGCCTCTATCATCTTTGAAGCCTTGGCTACAGGCTGCACCAGCACCACAGCCTATATCAGCATCCACAA CATGTGTGTCTGGATGATTGATACCTTTGGAAATGAGGAACAGAGGCACAGATTTTGCCCACCACTCTGTACCATGGAGAAGTTTGCTTCCTACTGCCTCACTGAGCCAG GAAGCGGGAGCGACGCTGCCTCCCTTCTGACCTCAGCTAAACGACAAGGAGATCATTACATCCTCAACGGCTCCAAG GCCTTCATCAGTGGTGGAGGCGAGTCAGACATCTATGTGGTCATGTGCCGAACAGGAGGGCCAGGCCCCAAAGGCATCTCATGCGTTGTTGTTGAGAAGGGGACCCCTGGCCTCAGCTTtggcaagaaggagaagaag GTGGGGTGGAACTCGCAGCCAACCCGAGCGGTCATCTTCGAAGACTGCGCCGTCCCTGTGGCCAGCAGAATTGGGGACGAGGGGCAGGGCTTCCTCATCGCCATGAAAGGACTAAATGGAGGGAGGATCAGCGTTG CTTCTTGTTCTCTCGGGGCTGCTCATGCTTCAGTCATTCTCACCCGAGACCACCTCAATGTCCGTAAGCAGTTTGGAGAGCCTCTGGCCAGGAACCAG TACCTGCAGTTCAAACTGGCTGACATGGCAACCAGGCTGGTGGCCTCAAGGCTGATGATCCGCAGTGCCGCAGTGGCCCTGCAGGAGGGACGGGAAGACGCAGTGGCCCTGTGCTCCATGGCCAAGCTCTTTGCTACAGAAGAATGTTTTGCT ATCTGCAGCCAGGCCTTACAGATGCACGGAGGCTACGGCTACCTGAAGGACTATGCTGTTCAGCAGTATGTGCGGGACTCCAGGGTCCACCAGATACTGGAAG TTCAGAGAGAAGCCTGGGGTAATTTGATCCCATGCAGGGATAAAGGCAACAGCTGTCACTCACATCCACAACTACCCTGA
- the ACAD8 gene encoding isobutyryl-CoA dehydrogenase, mitochondrial isoform X6: MYKRMLVGRDCHGSMPLSSLKPWLQAAPAPQPISASTSEYPSLESTVQCSLGCLGNFSMCVWMIDTFGNEEQRHRFCPPLCTMEKFASYCLTEPGSGSDAASLLTSAKRQGDHYILNGSKAFISGGGESDIYVVMCRTGGPGPKGISCVVVEKGTPGLSFGKKEKKVGWNSQPTRAVIFEDCAVPVASRIGDEGQGFLIAMKGLNGGRISVASCSLGAAHASVILTRDHLNVRKQFGEPLARNQYLQFKLADMATRLVASRLMIRSAAVALQEGREDAVALCSMAKLFATEECFAICSQALQMHGGYGYLKDYAVQQYVRDSRVHQILEVQREAWGNLIPCRDKGNSCHSHPQLP; this comes from the exons ATGTACAAACGGATGTTGGTGGGTCGGGACTGTCACGGCTCGATGCCTCTATCATCTTTGAAGCCTTGGCTACAGGCTGCACCAGCACCACAGCCTATATCAGCATCCACAAGTGAGTACCCAAGCTTGGAAAGCACAGTGCAGTGCTCACTGGGTTGCCTAGGAAATTTCAG CATGTGTGTCTGGATGATTGATACCTTTGGAAATGAGGAACAGAGGCACAGATTTTGCCCACCACTCTGTACCATGGAGAAGTTTGCTTCCTACTGCCTCACTGAGCCAG GAAGCGGGAGCGACGCTGCCTCCCTTCTGACCTCAGCTAAACGACAAGGAGATCATTACATCCTCAACGGCTCCAAG GCCTTCATCAGTGGTGGAGGCGAGTCAGACATCTATGTGGTCATGTGCCGAACAGGAGGGCCAGGCCCCAAAGGCATCTCATGCGTTGTTGTTGAGAAGGGGACCCCTGGCCTCAGCTTtggcaagaaggagaagaag GTGGGGTGGAACTCGCAGCCAACCCGAGCGGTCATCTTCGAAGACTGCGCCGTCCCTGTGGCCAGCAGAATTGGGGACGAGGGGCAGGGCTTCCTCATCGCCATGAAAGGACTAAATGGAGGGAGGATCAGCGTTG CTTCTTGTTCTCTCGGGGCTGCTCATGCTTCAGTCATTCTCACCCGAGACCACCTCAATGTCCGTAAGCAGTTTGGAGAGCCTCTGGCCAGGAACCAG TACCTGCAGTTCAAACTGGCTGACATGGCAACCAGGCTGGTGGCCTCAAGGCTGATGATCCGCAGTGCCGCAGTGGCCCTGCAGGAGGGACGGGAAGACGCAGTGGCCCTGTGCTCCATGGCCAAGCTCTTTGCTACAGAAGAATGTTTTGCT ATCTGCAGCCAGGCCTTACAGATGCACGGAGGCTACGGCTACCTGAAGGACTATGCTGTTCAGCAGTATGTGCGGGACTCCAGGGTCCACCAGATACTGGAAG TTCAGAGAGAAGCCTGGGGTAATTTGATCCCATGCAGGGATAAAGGCAACAGCTGTCACTCACATCCACAACTACCCTGA